CTGGACAACCACCACTCCGGGCGGCAAAAAGTTCGCCTTCGGGAAAAAGGATATTCTGGCCATTATCAGGGCCCATCAACCTGCTTATCTGGCCAGCGCGACCATTGCCTATCCCGAGGATTTTTACGCCAAATTCGAAAAAGCCCGGCAAGCCCGCGGCTTTCGTTTTCTGCACCTGCTGGCGGCCTGTCCTTCAGGCTGGAAAATCGACTCTCAGGACGCACTGAAAGTCACCCGCATGGCGGTTGACAGCGGGGTTTTTCCCCTGCTTGAGATGGAGGCCGGCGGCGGCCTGCGCCGGACCGTGAAACCTGAGCAACCGATTCCGGTCAAGGATTACCTTAAAGTTCAGGGACGTTTTAATAAAATGCCGGCCGAGGAGATCGCGGCCTGGCAGAAAGAAATCGAGGCAAAGGAGATAATTTGAACATTTTACTGAAGCTTTCCAAACTTATCGACAAGCTCAACGAGCGCATCGGCCTAGGGGTTGCCTGGCTGACCACGGTTCTGGTTCTCGTCGTGGTCTATGACGTGATCATGCGCTACGGCTTTAAAAAAGGTAGTATCGCCATGCAGGAGCTGGAGTGGCACCTGTTCGCCGTCATCTTTCTGATCGGCGCGGCCTACACCCTGAAAAAAGACGCCCATGTCCGGGTCGATATCATCTACACCAGGCTGGGAAGAAAGCAAAAAGCCTGGATCGATCTGATCGGCACCTTCATTTTTCTCCTGCCTTTCGCCATCATCGTGATCTATTCCACGCAAGGATTCATCGCCAATTCATGGGCCGCCCGGGAGGTGTCCCCCGACCCCGGCGGACTACCGGCCCGCTATATTCTGAAAGCCATGATTCCCGCCGGTTTCGTGTTACTGATCATCCAGGGAATATCACAGGCCATCAAGAACCTACTGGTGATTCTTGGTCGGGAGCAGGAGGTCGCCCAATGATCGACTTCCTGCAGAACAACCTGGCCCTGATCATGTTCGGCTCGGTTTTCTTTCTTCTGCTTCTCGGTTATCCGGTCGCCTTCACAATCGGCGGAGTAGCGCTGTTTTACGGCCTGATTGGTTTTGGTCCGGGTTTTTTCGGTTTACTGCCCTTGCGCATCTGGGGCACGATGACCAATTTCGTGCTGCTCGCGGTGCCGCTTTTCATTTACATGGGGGTCATGCTGGAACGCTCCGGCCTGGCGGAAGAGCTGCTGGAAACCATGGGGCTGGTCTTTGCCCGAATTCGGGGGGGGCTAGCCATTTCGGTGGTGATTGTCGGCGCCCTGCTGGGAGCCTCAACCGGAATCGTCGGCGCCACGGTCGTGACCATGGGGCTTTTATCATTGCCGACCATGCTCAAACGCAACTATTCCAAGACCCTGGCCACTGGTACCGTGGCCGCTTCCGGCACCCTGGGGCAGATCATTCCGCCAAGCATCGTGCTGGTCCTGCTCGGCGACATCATGAGCGTACCCATCGGCGATCTCTTTGTCGGCGCGGTGATTCCCGGAATGCTTCTCGTCCTTCTTTATATCACCTATATCGCCATCATGGCCGTTCTCAAACCTCACTGGGCCCCGCCGATCCCTCAGGAAGAGCTGGATGAGATCAGCAAAAACCAGATGAGAAAAATGGTGCTGACCTCGCTGCTGCCACCCCTTTTTCTGATCTGCGCGGTACTCGGAACCATCTTCGCGGGAATCGCTTCACCCACCGAAGCCGCCGCTCTGGGTGCGGTCGGCGCCAGTGTTCTGACCTTCATAAAAGGTAAACTGACCAAAGAGACCCTGCTGGCGGTCATGACCAGCACGACTAAACTGACCTGTATGGTGTT
This region of Pseudomonadota bacterium genomic DNA includes:
- a CDS encoding TRAP transporter small permease subunit, producing the protein MNILLKLSKLIDKLNERIGLGVAWLTTVLVLVVVYDVIMRYGFKKGSIAMQELEWHLFAVIFLIGAAYTLKKDAHVRVDIIYTRLGRKQKAWIDLIGTFIFLLPFAIIVIYSTQGFIANSWAAREVSPDPGGLPARYILKAMIPAGFVLLIIQGISQAIKNLLVILGREQEVAQ
- a CDS encoding TRAP transporter large permease subunit, which produces MQNNLALIMFGSVFFLLLLGYPVAFTIGGVALFYGLIGFGPGFFGLLPLRIWGTMTNFVLLAVPLFIYMGVMLERSGLAEELLETMGLVFARIRGGLAISVVIVGALLGASTGIVGATVVTMGLLSLPTMLKRNYSKTLATGTVAASGTLGQIIPPSIVLVLLGDIMSVPIGDLFVGAVIPGMLLVLLYITYIAIMAVLKPHWAPPIPQEELDEISKNQMRKMVLTSLLPPLFLICAVLGTIFAGIASPTEAAALGAVGASVLTFIKGKLTKETLLAVMTSTTKLTCMVFIILVGATTLGLVFRGLGGDAQVRDLIDSLPFGRVGTLSVIMGIIFIAGFFLDFIEIIFIFVPVLTPIMVAMGVDPLWLGILIAVNLQTSFLTPPFGFSLFYLKGVAPPEVETTDIYKGIIPFVFIQILAMIILCLVPETVTWLPQYLFGN